The Apodemus sylvaticus chromosome 22, mApoSyl1.1, whole genome shotgun sequence genome includes a region encoding these proteins:
- the LOC127673092 gene encoding paired immunoglobulin-like type 2 receptor beta — protein sequence MAQMLLLLLSAACLHTGNSAGASRENGYGVNQPANLSGVQGGSIEIPFSFYFPWELAKDPQMRIVWRWKHFHGESIYNSILPFIHEHFKDRLILNWTQGQTSGVLRILNLKKTDQALYFCHVSLQTTEGMKNWQSIPGTQLTVTHALSTTMRSPSTVTSAVTTAGLEDTGGQGNPSLLNLGAMVTMVVAKAVVIIPLYGLMIFLWWRQRPAD from the exons ATGGCTCAGATGCTGCTTCTTCTGCTGTCAGCAGCTTGTCTGCACACTG GGAACTCTGCAGGAGCCAGCAGAGAAAATGGTTATGGGGTCAACCAACCAGCAAACCTCTCTGGGGTCCAGGGCGGCTCCATCGAGATCCCCTTCTCCTTCTACTTCCCCTGGGAGTTGGCCAAGGATCCACAGATGAGGATAGTCTGGAGATGGAAGCACTTCCATGGGGAATCCATCTACAACTCCATCCTGCCTTTCATACATGAGCACTTCAAGGACCGGCTCATCCTGAACTGGACACAGGGTCAGACATCCGGAGTCCTCAGAATCCTGAACTTGAAGAAGACTGACCAGGCCCTATACTTCTGCCATGTTTCTCTGCAAACAACAGAAGGCATGAAGAATTGGCAGTCTATTCCTGGAACCCAACTCACTGTGACACATG CACTCAGCACCACCATGAGGAGCCCCTCCACCGTCACCTCTGCAGTCACCACAGCTGGCCTGGAGGACACAGGGGGCCAGGGGAATCCTTCCCTGCTCAACCTGGGAGCCATGGTCACGATGGTCGTAGCCAAGGCTGTGGTCATAATCCCACTCTATGGACTGATGATCTTCCTGTGGTGGAGGCAAAG GCCAGCAGACTAA
- the LOC127673089 gene encoding paired immunoglobulin-like type 2 receptor alpha — translation MGKEEARSIQEVAGHKEVEMERSCPDSVPHMRSPEDVCHFILVLSGLLSTAVLLPRVLPFLMALLVSLPGGPLAMAQILLLLLSAACVHTGNSAGASRENDYGFNQPASLSGVQGGSIEIPFSFSFPSSWQLAKDSKMSIAWRWKNFHGEFIYKSTPPFIHEHFKDRLILNWTQGQTSGALRILNLKDTDQAPYFGRVFLLTTEGMKFWQSIPGTQLTVTHATCTPTTPPSTTSTTSTTSTTSTTATTSVRTKNVVTESTHSETGGLDLHTAIGLAVAAAVFLAGVLGLIVFLRWKRRQGQRTKAETPAREPLENSEKRESVGPEGQCMDAKENPKDSNILYASISLSSPTSPGAAPSLPAHRNPQEETVYSTVKAK, via the exons ATGGGAAAAGAAGAAGCCAGATCAATACAGGAAGTTGCTGGCCACAAGGAGGTGGAGATGGAGAGGTCCTGCCCCGACTCGGTCCCCCACATGAGAAGTCCTGAGGATGTGTGTCACTTCATCCTGGTTCTCTCTGGACTCCTGAGCACCGCAGTGTTACTACCCAGAGTCCTCCCCTTCCTGATGGCTCTGCTGGTCTCACTCCCTGGAGGGCCTCTGGCCATGGCTCAGATCCTGCTTCTTCTGCTGTCAGCAGCATGTGTGCACACTG GGAACTCTGCAGGAGCCAGCAGAGAAAATGACTATGGATTCAACCAACCAGCAAGCCTCTCTGGGGTCCAGGGCGGCTCCATCGAgatccccttctccttctccttcccctcctcctggcAGTTGGCCAAGGACTCAAAGATGAGCATAGCCTGGAGATGGAAGAACTTCCATGGGGAATTCATCTACAAGTCAACCCCGCCTTTCATACATGAACACTTCAAGGACCGGCTCATCCTGAACTGGACACAGGGTCAGACATCCGGAGCCCTCAGAATCCTGAACTTAAAGGACACTGACCAGGCCCCATACTTTGGCCGAGTTTTTCTGCTAACAACAGAAGGCATGAAGTTTTGGCAGTCTATTCCTGGGACCCAACTCACCGTGACCCATG CCACCTGCACCCCGACTACACCTCcaagcaccaccagcaccaccagcaccaccagcaccaccagcaccaccgcTACAACTTCTGTGCGCACCAAAAATGTCGTCACAGAAAGCACGCATAGTGAAACTGGTGGCCTGGATCTGCACACCGCAATTGGGTTGGCAGTGGCGGCTGCTGTCTTCCTGGCTGGGGTTTTGGGATTGATAGTGTTCCTCAGGTGGAAGAGAAGGCAAG GCCAGAGGACTAAAGCTGAAACCCCAGCCAG GGAGCCATTGGAAAACAGTGAGAAACGTGAGAGTGTTGGCCCTGAAG gACAATGTATGGATGCCAAAGAGAACCCCAAG GATAGTAACATCCTGTatgcctccatctccctctcaAGCCCCACCTCACCAGGAGCAGCGCCCAGCCTGCCTGCCCACAGGAACCCCCAGGAAGAGACTGTGTACTCCACCGTAAAGGCCAAATGA